A window from Malania oleifera isolate guangnan ecotype guangnan chromosome 7, ASM2987363v1, whole genome shotgun sequence encodes these proteins:
- the LOC131160862 gene encoding uncharacterized protein LOC131160862: MELEKVKAVKSVKVCSLCVDSSHKAQDCPIMTVVQESRSDQIQSANWFQQPPQSFAPQSQHQYQPHPISQNYSPLRFPSNVALVPPKRSLEDTLLAPQPNPQVYQQQQQLVHNVSGDSIETTKAVITLRSGKEVPRPEISTERQTVASTSEVAVESDEAQEKPEEVSQELKKSVDVEAKTSKEYRPMVPYPHRLVAGQKNKYHTEIQKIFKQAKINIPLLDAIQQVPSYVKFLKDLCTVKRKLNVKKKAFLIEQVSALILSETPQKLRDHGSPTISIMIDESRIGRALLDLGSSVNLLPLSIYEQLGLGELKKTSIVLQLAERSVKTPIILGRPFLATSIALINCRSGVLKLTFGNMTLEMNVFNACKMPSGCDDSEVLAFDVIDDFDISELLSVFGSDNAFENDSPEQPDVFYETIPLSRELTKFEG, translated from the exons atggagttagagaaGGTGAAAGCAGTGAAATCAGTTAAGGTGTGCTCTCTATGCGTTGACTCTAGCCATAAGGCCCAGGATTGTCCGATCATGACGGTAGTGCAGGAGAGTAGGTCTgatcagattcagtcagcaaattgg TTTCAACAGCCTCCCCAGTCCTTTGCACCACAGTCTCAGCACCAGTATCAGCCACATCCGATTTCTCAGAACTACTCACCTCTAAGGTTTCCATCTAATGTTGCACTCGTTCCACCAAAAAGGTCTCTTGAGGATACTCTTTtggca cctcagcctaatcctcaggtATATCAGCAGCAACAACAGCTAGTgcataatgtttcaggggattctaTTGAGACGACAAAGGCCGTCATTACTTTAAGAAGTGGAAAGGAAGTCCCTCGACCCGAGATATCTACTGAGAGGCAAACAGTTGCCTCGACATCGGAAGTTGCAGTGGAGTCAGACGAGGCCCAAGAGAAACCAGAGGAAGTAAGCcaagaattgaagaagtcagttgaTGTGGAGGCcaagactagtaaggagtaccgaCCTATGGTACCCTATCCCCATAGGTTGGTAGCTGGTCAAAAGAACAAATATCATACTGAGATTCAGAAGATCTTCAAGCAGGCGAAAATCAATATCCCACTTTTGGATGCCATTCAGCAGGTTCCTTCGTATGTGAAATTTTTAAAGGACTTGTGCacagtgaagaggaaattgaatgtAAAGAAGAAGGCTTTCTTGATAGAGCAagttagtgcattgatattgagtgaaaCTCCTCAGAAACTCAGAGATCATGGTTCTCCCACCATCTCCATTATGATCGATGAATCTCGcattgggagagctctacttgatttggggagtagtgtgaacttgctaccaTTGTCGATATATGAGCAGTTGGGGTTAGGTGAGCTAAAGAAGACCTCCATTGTGCTACAGTTGGCTGAAAGATCAGTGAAG ACACCTATCATACTTGGACGCccattccttgctacctccaTTGCATTGATCAATTGTCGAAGTGGAGTGctgaagctcacatttgggaatatgacattggagatgaatgtGTTCAATGCTTGCAAGATGCCTAGTGGTTGTGATGACTCCGAGGTACTTGCATTTGAtgtgatagatgattttgatatttcagaGTTGTTATCTGTGTTTGGCTCTGATAAtgcatttgagaatgactctCCTGAGCAGCCTGACGTTTTTTATGAGACAATTCCTTTGTCTAGAGAGTTGACAAAATTTGAGGGGTAG